A single genomic interval of Bacteroidota bacterium harbors:
- the meaB gene encoding methylmalonyl Co-A mutase-associated GTPase MeaB, whose amino-acid sequence MQGDRKALARAITMVENDQDGYRELLLALPAGNKIPITGITGPPGAGKSTLINALLKQLTEAGKKVAVIAVDPTSPFNYGSLLGDRLRMSEHFTNPNVFIRSLATRGSLGGLSEKIIEIVDVMRVADFDMILVETVGVGQSEVEIAGLADTTIVVVVPESGDEVQTLKSGIMEIADIFVVNKSDREGADHLRQNLNKLMSHPKPGGWNVPVIKCAATKNEGIEDIIREISNHQQSASFDEKKTYLLTEKAYRLIQQKRMKNIHKRDLSKALSKVATDPGFNLYQFADQFNN is encoded by the coding sequence ATGCAAGGTGATCGCAAGGCACTTGCCCGCGCAATCACTATGGTTGAAAATGATCAGGATGGATACAGGGAATTATTATTGGCACTGCCTGCAGGAAATAAAATACCGATAACAGGTATTACAGGTCCTCCCGGTGCCGGCAAGAGTACCCTCATCAATGCTTTACTAAAGCAACTGACGGAAGCAGGAAAGAAGGTTGCAGTTATCGCTGTTGATCCTACTTCCCCTTTTAATTATGGATCACTTCTTGGTGACCGACTAAGAATGTCCGAACATTTTACAAATCCTAACGTATTTATTCGCTCTCTGGCAACACGAGGATCGCTTGGAGGACTCTCCGAGAAGATCATTGAAATTGTGGATGTCATGAGGGTTGCGGATTTCGATATGATCCTTGTAGAAACTGTAGGTGTTGGTCAGAGCGAAGTTGAAATAGCCGGTTTAGCTGATACCACCATTGTTGTTGTTGTTCCGGAATCAGGGGATGAAGTACAGACATTGAAATCGGGCATTATGGAAATAGCCGATATTTTTGTTGTGAATAAATCGGACCGTGAAGGAGCCGATCATCTCCGTCAAAATCTGAACAAGCTCATGTCCCATCCGAAACCTGGAGGATGGAATGTTCCGGTGATCAAATGTGCCGCAACAAAAAATGAAGGCATAGAAGATATCATTAGGGAAATAAGCAACCATCAGCAATCCGCTTCGTTTGACGAGAAGAAAACATACCTGCTTACTGAAAAAGCTTATCGGCTGATTCAACAAAAAAGGATGAAAAATATCCATAAAAGGGATTTATCCAAAGCTTTGTCAAAAGTGGCCACTGATCCCGGGTTCAACCTGTATCAGTTTGCAGATCAATTCAATAACTGA
- a CDS encoding PDZ domain-containing protein, whose translation MKKFLSKYKLGLVIVGTAFTTMISFSFVDDYFEISKNLDIFSGIYREVNMYYVDSTDPGKLMKKGIDSMLESLDPYTNYIPESDIEDYRFLTTGQYGGIGALIKQRGDNVVISDPYEGYPAQKAGLLAGDIILEIDGKVVRNKKTDDISRLLKGSPKTQVKLLIQREGEPAPFEKVLTREEIKVKSVPYYGMVTDNIGYVRLNSFTENAGRDVANAIKELKAKNNLQGLVFDLRNNPGGLLNEAVNISNLFVDRGQDIVSTKGRLKDLNKTYKALNEAVDANIPLAVLVNSGSASASEIVSGSLQDLDRGVIVGQRTFGKGLVQTTRPLSYNTQLKITTSKYYIPSGRCIQALDYSHRNEDGSVGKVPDSLVTEFNTRAGRKVFDGGGILPDIKLDPVKLSNISQSLIGKNLIFDFATRYRKEHATISASKDFKLTDADFQQFVSYINDKDYDYTTKSEKAMEDLKKNSEEEKYFQDIHNEYDALKNKLAHNKQADVEKNKTEILQLLEEEIISRYYFQSGRIETALQHDPELKRAIDVLGNKEEYSSLLKGPLKADAGKK comes from the coding sequence ATGAAAAAATTTCTGAGCAAATACAAATTAGGGCTCGTAATTGTCGGGACCGCTTTTACGACGATGATCAGCTTCAGCTTTGTTGATGATTACTTCGAAATCTCCAAAAACCTCGATATTTTCTCCGGGATTTACCGGGAAGTAAACATGTATTATGTTGATTCAACTGATCCCGGCAAGCTGATGAAAAAAGGGATAGATTCAATGCTTGAGTCACTTGATCCTTATACCAATTACATTCCGGAATCTGATATTGAAGACTATCGTTTTCTCACTACAGGACAATATGGAGGGATAGGAGCATTGATAAAGCAGCGTGGCGACAATGTTGTCATCAGTGATCCTTACGAAGGTTATCCGGCACAGAAGGCGGGTTTACTTGCGGGCGATATTATTCTTGAAATTGACGGCAAAGTGGTCAGAAATAAAAAGACCGACGACATCAGTCGTTTGTTGAAAGGTTCTCCAAAAACACAGGTGAAATTATTAATCCAAAGGGAAGGTGAACCTGCTCCTTTTGAAAAAGTACTTACACGGGAAGAGATCAAAGTAAAAAGTGTTCCATACTATGGCATGGTTACGGACAACATCGGATATGTACGTTTAAACAGTTTTACTGAAAATGCCGGTCGTGATGTTGCAAACGCGATCAAAGAATTAAAAGCGAAAAATAATTTACAGGGGTTGGTTTTTGATCTTAGAAACAATCCGGGTGGACTGTTGAACGAAGCGGTGAATATCTCGAATCTTTTTGTAGACCGGGGACAGGATATCGTGAGCACCAAGGGAAGATTAAAAGACCTCAACAAAACGTATAAAGCTTTGAACGAAGCAGTAGACGCGAACATTCCGTTGGCTGTTCTCGTGAATAGTGGCTCGGCCTCCGCTTCGGAAATTGTGTCCGGTTCGCTTCAGGATCTGGACCGTGGTGTTATTGTCGGCCAAAGAACTTTTGGTAAAGGACTTGTGCAAACCACTCGTCCATTATCCTACAATACACAACTGAAGATTACTACTTCAAAATATTACATCCCAAGTGGAAGGTGTATCCAGGCACTGGATTATTCGCATCGAAATGAAGATGGCAGTGTAGGTAAGGTACCGGATTCCCTCGTAACAGAATTCAACACACGCGCGGGTCGAAAAGTTTTTGATGGTGGCGGAATATTGCCGGACATCAAACTGGATCCCGTTAAACTCAGTAATATCAGTCAAAGTCTGATCGGTAAAAATCTCATCTTTGATTTTGCCACCCGTTATCGCAAAGAACACGCGACGATTTCAGCATCCAAAGACTTTAAATTAACCGATGCCGATTTCCAGCAGTTCGTCTCTTATATCAACGATAAAGATTACGACTATACCACGAAGAGCGAGAAAGCGATGGAAGATTTGAAAAAGAACAGTGAAGAGGAGAAATATTTCCAGGACATACACAATGAATACGATGCCCTGAAAAACAAGCTTGCACATAACAAGCAAGCTGATGTAGAGAAAAATAAAACTGAAATCCTGCAGTTGCTGGAAGAAGAAATTATTTCACGTTATTATTTTCAGAGTGGACGAATCGAAACCGCGCTACAGCACGATCCGGAATTGAAAAGAGCGATTGATGTGCTGGGAAACAAGGAAGAATATTCCTCTCTGTTAAAAGGACCTCTGAAAGCAGATGCCGGAAAAAAATAA
- a CDS encoding PorP/SprF family type IX secretion system membrane protein, with product MRKCLHTCLLVLLVLSGEWLYSQDAHFSQFYSTPLQVNPAMTGVYDGKLRFTNNYRTQWTSIGKGYKTIHTSLDVPVGKTDVKNNYFGVGAMIYQDKAGDAGFTSTVIEGSLSYVTAMDDVGDHYFSIGFQGGLNQNSLDLSKTTWDSQWNGDTYDPALPTFESIQLQQFAYLDFNAGLMYFYVPDGNNSLALGASMSHVGSPNVSFIIRQEAPLRSKFNIHGSGDLSVNKENMTWIQPRFLVSLQGKQKEIVAGGFLKNKVQFKSRYTNYKKEAYFLIGGFYRYKDAAILAARFEYNTVGLGISYDLNTSNLSNLAGSASAFEINLSYVMYVKRGERAKNFNKMPRFL from the coding sequence ATGAGAAAGTGTTTACATACCTGTCTTTTAGTGCTGCTGGTTTTGAGCGGAGAATGGCTCTATTCCCAGGACGCTCATTTCTCTCAATTCTATTCTACTCCTCTGCAAGTGAACCCGGCGATGACCGGTGTTTATGATGGTAAATTACGGTTTACCAACAATTACAGAACACAATGGACTTCAATTGGAAAAGGATATAAAACAATCCATACCTCTCTGGATGTTCCTGTGGGGAAGACCGATGTAAAAAATAATTATTTCGGTGTCGGCGCGATGATTTATCAGGACAAAGCAGGCGATGCAGGTTTTACTTCGACTGTCATTGAAGGAAGTCTTTCGTATGTCACTGCAATGGATGATGTAGGTGATCATTATTTTTCCATCGGGTTTCAGGGTGGTCTGAATCAAAACAGTCTGGATCTTTCGAAAACGACCTGGGACTCACAATGGAACGGAGATACTTACGATCCGGCTCTTCCTACATTTGAGTCGATTCAGTTGCAACAGTTCGCTTACCTTGATTTCAATGCCGGTTTAATGTATTTCTATGTTCCGGATGGTAATAATTCATTGGCTCTTGGCGCAAGTATGTCGCATGTCGGAAGCCCGAACGTCAGTTTCATCATTCGTCAGGAAGCTCCATTGCGCAGTAAATTCAACATTCATGGAAGCGGAGACCTTTCAGTGAATAAGGAAAATATGACCTGGATACAACCACGGTTTCTGGTGAGCTTGCAAGGCAAACAAAAAGAGATTGTCGCTGGTGGATTTTTGAAGAACAAAGTTCAGTTCAAATCTCGTTACACGAATTACAAGAAAGAAGCATACTTCCTTATTGGTGGCTTCTATCGTTATAAAGACGCGGCAATTCTTGCTGCTCGTTTTGAATACAATACTGTAGGTCTTGGTATCAGCTATGATCTGAACACATCGAACTTGTCAAACCTTGCCGGTTCAGCGAGTGCTTTTGAAATTAATTTATCGTATGTGATGTATGTGAAACGTGGTGAGCGGGCAAAGAATTTCAACAAAATGCCACGCTTCCTCTGA
- a CDS encoding glycosyltransferase family 2 protein: MVQLSVVIITYNEERNLARCLESIRGIADEIVIVDSYSTDATASISERFGARFIQHPFAGYIEQKNFALSQAKNDCILSLDADEALSPQLKESILQIKSTWQADAYEMNRLTNYCGHWIRHGAWYPDRKVRLFSRKSGQWGGMNPHDRFLPTSPDKVKRIKGDILHYSYYAIQEHIAQGNKFSEIGAKAAFEKGKSATFFTLIWRPAFRFFRDFILLGGFLDGYYGYLIARITAQATFLKYAKLRELGRKKS; the protein is encoded by the coding sequence ATGGTACAGCTTTCCGTTGTCATAATTACCTATAATGAAGAACGCAACCTGGCTCGTTGCCTGGAATCCATTCGCGGAATAGCCGATGAAATCGTAATCGTCGATTCTTATTCCACTGATGCAACAGCTTCCATCAGCGAACGATTTGGTGCCCGTTTTATTCAGCATCCTTTTGCCGGATATATTGAACAAAAGAATTTCGCATTAAGCCAGGCAAAAAATGATTGCATTTTATCTCTTGATGCCGACGAAGCCCTAAGCCCTCAATTGAAAGAAAGTATTCTTCAGATAAAATCAACATGGCAGGCAGATGCCTATGAAATGAACCGGCTGACCAATTACTGCGGTCATTGGATTCGTCACGGTGCCTGGTATCCCGACAGAAAAGTAAGATTGTTTAGTAGAAAATCCGGACAATGGGGTGGAATGAATCCGCATGATCGCTTTCTTCCGACTTCGCCCGACAAAGTGAAACGCATCAAAGGCGACATCCTTCATTATTCTTATTATGCTATTCAGGAACATATTGCTCAGGGAAATAAATTCTCTGAAATAGGAGCAAAGGCCGCGTTTGAAAAAGGGAAAAGCGCGACATTTTTCACCCTCATCTGGCGTCCTGCATTTCGATTTTTCCGTGATTTTATTTTATTGGGTGGGTTTCTGGATGGATATTATGGTTACCTGATTGCACGAATAACGGCTCAGGCTACCTTTCTGAAATATGCCAAATTGAGAGAGTTGGGCAGGAAAAAATCCTGA
- a CDS encoding O-antigen ligase family protein: MISFLRQRNSNYLLFFGLCLLVTGLPLSLFLTSLSQFFIVGSFFLEGNFKEKTRRFINSKAAVLMVGFWLLHVIGLLWTQDFHEGIKDVRIKLPILFLPIVLSGSGALQPKQFKTLLWLFILAVFSGSLVSMAVLKGFIHTRVPMYDIREIFILGVSHIRFALFTCLAVIVSVWLLNSRTNPLAPWIKFILVLMILWLVLFLFIIESVTGISVLLFILIAFLLSIAFRHHSVFVRTLSIALLVAIPTTLFIFLKGFVQKYSVTPIEVLQFDKKTKLGNSYFFDTTNTQIENGYRVYFYICDSELRTEWNKRSKIPFDSLDERKQPLKSTLIRFLTSKGEYKDAESVSRLKEEEIQSIEHGIANVYYQHLSSIKSRMLQILWEYKEYQRGGDPSGHSVTQRIEFWKAALQIILEHPLTGVGTGDMPAAYREAYRKMNTKLMEKYRLRAHNQYLAIGVGLGIPVLLYFLFTLIYPLAERIRKRDILFLSFWLIFFISMFTEDTLETQAGATFAALFWSLFLFSGENRFSQTANKIR; the protein is encoded by the coding sequence ATGATTTCTTTTTTACGACAGCGTAATTCAAATTATCTTTTATTCTTCGGGCTTTGCCTGTTGGTTACAGGATTGCCGCTATCTTTATTTCTGACCAGTCTTTCACAATTTTTTATTGTCGGTTCATTTTTCCTGGAAGGAAATTTCAAAGAAAAAACAAGGCGATTCATTAACAGTAAAGCAGCAGTCCTGATGGTTGGCTTCTGGTTATTGCATGTGATTGGATTACTATGGACGCAGGATTTTCATGAAGGAATAAAAGATGTCCGTATCAAACTACCCATTCTGTTTTTACCAATTGTCTTGAGCGGCTCCGGGGCATTACAGCCAAAACAATTTAAAACACTCTTGTGGCTGTTTATCCTGGCAGTCTTTTCAGGTTCCCTTGTCTCCATGGCGGTATTGAAAGGATTCATTCATACTCGTGTACCGATGTATGACATCCGGGAAATTTTCATTCTGGGAGTTTCACATATTCGCTTTGCGTTGTTTACCTGTCTGGCGGTCATCGTCTCTGTCTGGTTATTGAATTCAAGAACTAATCCATTGGCTCCATGGATAAAATTCATCCTTGTATTAATGATCTTATGGCTTGTGTTGTTCTTGTTTATTATTGAGTCGGTTACCGGAATCTCCGTATTACTCTTCATCCTTATTGCATTTTTATTATCTATAGCTTTTCGCCACCACAGTGTTTTCGTTCGTACTTTATCAATTGCTCTACTCGTTGCAATACCAACAACTCTTTTCATTTTTCTAAAGGGATTCGTACAAAAATATTCCGTCACACCTATTGAGGTTTTGCAATTTGACAAAAAAACAAAATTGGGAAACTCCTATTTCTTTGATACCACCAACACACAAATTGAAAATGGATACCGGGTATATTTTTATATATGCGATTCGGAGCTGCGAACAGAATGGAACAAACGAAGTAAGATTCCATTTGATTCACTGGATGAACGCAAGCAACCTCTAAAATCTACCTTGATTCGTTTTTTAACATCAAAGGGAGAATACAAGGATGCTGAATCGGTATCCAGGTTGAAAGAGGAAGAAATTCAATCGATTGAACACGGTATCGCGAATGTATATTACCAGCATCTATCGAGTATTAAAAGCCGGATGCTCCAGATTTTATGGGAGTATAAGGAATATCAAAGAGGGGGAGATCCCAGTGGTCATTCGGTCACGCAACGTATTGAATTCTGGAAAGCCGCTCTGCAAATTATTCTTGAGCATCCTTTAACAGGAGTTGGAACAGGAGACATGCCTGCGGCTTATCGTGAGGCCTATAGGAAGATGAATACCAAGCTGATGGAGAAGTACCGGTTGCGCGCGCACAATCAATACCTGGCCATCGGTGTCGGACTCGGAATTCCTGTGCTACTGTATTTTCTTTTTACTTTGATTTACCCTCTCGCGGAAAGAATTCGTAAACGTGATATTCTGTTTCTGTCCTTCTGGCTCATTTTTTTCATTTCAATGTTTACAGAAGACACTCTCGAAACTCAAGCGGGAGCTACCTTTGCGGCATTGTTTTGGTCACTGTTTTTATTCTCAGGAGAAAATCGATTTTCACAAACTGCAAATAAAATCAGGTAA
- a CDS encoding gliding motility-associated C-terminal domain-containing protein, giving the protein MTNQYDDGFLIKFTRRLFISCCLLLSIGLQHASAQAFWVEDFGNSAAGNCEQGTLAGGFNSAQGTWTVTALGPEDPDANRWYISPTEPGLPAGDCSTQGCYINSQYTDRTLHIGNVSTSPNALTLCPTGDCGAVYDAGGFQTAVQTNSRVESPVINCTGQYGIILYFNYFMNADDPSGNDNLAVEYFDGTTWNTIADPPMTDPMCGQGFGLWTRYAVALGFSADNNAGIKIGFTWKNDNGGVGVNPSVAIDSIALLGTLQPVADFEASDTVLCTGDCIDFTDLSQNFPNAWSWSFIGGTPATSSTQDPSSVCFLNPGSYTVQLIVSNSSGSDTLTKVDYITVNACTPPTAGFAADSTNICERTCINFTDQSINGASGWKWLFPGGTPSTSTDQNPQQICYYTPGVYPVTQIVYNQFGSDTLVLPDYIKVNTCPLPVADFATFTPAICSNTCINFFDQSTFGPTSWSWYFPGATPDTSTAQNPVGICYPTDGFYDVQLIVTNGYGSDTTIKYSYVHVESVPNSFVSPDTAMYSGSSYQLIAGGGATYSWSPAYGLDTTGGSNPIATPQETTTYTVNITDVTGCSATRQVTVTVLHNNNFFVPNSFSPNNDGYNDYLFVRGNNLYGIRFTVFDRWGEKVWETTNQTEGWDGRYKGKELDPAVFTYVLTIIYDDGKNLTQTGTITLLR; this is encoded by the coding sequence ATGACCAATCAGTACGACGACGGATTTTTAATCAAATTTACAAGACGCTTGTTCATTTCCTGCTGTCTGCTGCTCAGCATAGGGCTGCAGCATGCCAGTGCACAAGCTTTTTGGGTTGAAGACTTTGGCAATTCCGCAGCCGGAAATTGTGAACAGGGAACGCTTGCCGGAGGCTTTAATTCTGCACAGGGAACCTGGACAGTTACAGCTTTGGGTCCGGAAGATCCTGATGCGAACCGTTGGTACATCAGTCCGACAGAACCAGGACTACCTGCCGGTGATTGTTCTACTCAAGGTTGTTATATTAATTCACAATATACGGACCGGACTTTGCACATTGGAAATGTGTCCACTTCTCCGAACGCTTTAACATTATGTCCTACCGGAGATTGCGGTGCTGTGTATGATGCGGGAGGATTTCAAACTGCAGTTCAGACTAACTCAAGAGTTGAATCACCTGTAATCAATTGCACCGGACAATATGGAATCATTCTGTATTTTAATTATTTCATGAATGCGGATGACCCAAGTGGTAATGATAATCTTGCTGTTGAATATTTTGATGGGACCACATGGAATACCATTGCAGATCCTCCAATGACGGATCCAATGTGTGGACAAGGATTTGGATTGTGGACAAGATATGCTGTCGCTCTTGGATTCAGTGCCGACAACAATGCGGGAATCAAAATCGGCTTTACCTGGAAAAATGATAATGGCGGTGTGGGTGTGAATCCATCTGTCGCGATTGATAGCATTGCATTACTTGGAACATTACAGCCTGTTGCGGATTTTGAAGCAAGTGACACAGTACTTTGTACTGGTGATTGTATTGATTTCACAGACCTGAGTCAGAATTTCCCGAATGCATGGTCATGGAGTTTTATTGGCGGTACTCCTGCCACTTCCTCAACACAAGACCCAAGCAGTGTGTGTTTCCTCAATCCCGGAAGTTACACTGTTCAGCTGATCGTTTCAAATAGTTCCGGAAGTGACACACTCACAAAAGTTGACTACATCACTGTAAATGCATGTACTCCACCAACTGCAGGATTTGCAGCGGATAGCACGAATATTTGTGAGCGCACCTGTATCAATTTTACAGATCAGAGTATTAATGGAGCAAGTGGCTGGAAATGGTTGTTCCCGGGTGGTACACCTTCAACTTCCACAGATCAGAACCCACAGCAGATTTGTTACTACACTCCCGGTGTATATCCTGTCACTCAAATTGTTTACAATCAATTTGGGTCTGACACCCTGGTGCTACCGGATTACATCAAAGTAAATACCTGTCCGCTGCCCGTTGCAGATTTCGCTACTTTCACTCCGGCGATTTGTTCAAATACCTGTATTAATTTCTTTGATCAATCCACCTTTGGGCCAACCAGTTGGAGCTGGTATTTCCCCGGTGCAACACCGGATACATCCACAGCTCAAAATCCTGTTGGTATCTGTTATCCTACTGATGGTTTTTATGATGTTCAGTTAATCGTAACCAACGGATATGGTTCCGATACAACCATCAAGTATTCCTATGTGCATGTGGAGAGTGTTCCGAATTCATTTGTAAGTCCGGATACAGCCATGTATTCCGGAAGTTCATACCAGTTGATTGCCGGAGGAGGTGCTACCTATTCCTGGTCACCTGCTTATGGATTGGACACTACCGGAGGCAGCAATCCGATTGCTACGCCACAGGAAACTACGACCTATACAGTAAACATCACGGATGTTACCGGTTGTTCGGCTACCCGTCAGGTGACCGTTACCGTTTTGCACAATAACAATTTCTTTGTACCGAATAGTTTTTCACCTAACAACGACGGTTACAACGATTATTTATTTGTGAGAGGAAACAATTTGTATGGAATTCGTTTCACAGTATTTGACCGCTGGGGAGAAAAAGTTTGGGAGACGACCAACCAAACAGAAGGTTGGGACGGCCGTTACAAAGGAAAAGAATTAGATCCGGCTGTTTTCACATATGTGTTGACAATCATTTATGACGACGGTAAAAACCTTACACAGACGGGAACAATAACCCTGCTCCGTTAA
- a CDS encoding ribonuclease P protein component gives MTRSHLPVGRQTFRKPERLVSRKIIEQLVEKGRSIQTNPFRLIWMVHGLQVMNPVQVAFSVPKRNFRSAVDRNRIKRLMREIYRKNKTDIYSFISDKNLQLALLIVYTGRVIPKHSEVEHKLTLTLQRFVEDFQKHSG, from the coding sequence ATGACAAGGAGCCACCTTCCTGTCGGCCGGCAAACATTCCGGAAACCGGAACGGCTGGTTAGTCGTAAGATTATCGAACAATTGGTTGAGAAAGGGCGTTCCATTCAGACCAATCCGTTCCGATTAATCTGGATGGTGCATGGATTGCAGGTCATGAATCCGGTACAGGTTGCCTTCTCTGTTCCAAAAAGAAATTTCCGATCAGCTGTTGATAGAAACAGGATCAAACGATTGATGCGGGAGATTTATCGTAAAAATAAAACAGACATTTATTCGTTCATTTCTGACAAAAACCTTCAGCTTGCCTTGCTCATAGTATATACCGGGCGTGTCATTCCGAAGCACTCAGAAGTCGAACATAAATTAACCTTAACTTTACAAAGATTTGTGGAAGATTTTCAAAAACATTCTGGCTAA
- the yidD gene encoding membrane protein insertion efficiency factor YidD — protein MFKNILAKLFILLIRFYQGAISPLLRPSCRFTPTCSEYGKQAIRKYGPFKGGYLTLRRISRCHPWGGHGYDPVP, from the coding sequence ATTTTCAAAAACATTCTGGCTAAGCTATTCATTTTGCTTATCAGGTTTTACCAGGGCGCAATCTCTCCACTGCTTCGCCCTTCCTGCCGTTTTACTCCTACATGTTCTGAATACGGTAAACAGGCGATTCGTAAATATGGACCCTTTAAAGGTGGCTATCTCACGCTTCGCAGAATCTCTCGTTGTCATCCCTGGGGTGGTCATGGATATGATCCTGTTCCCTGA